A single genomic interval of Alphaproteobacteria bacterium harbors:
- a CDS encoding DMT family transporter, protein MPNPYLMLVVLGAIWATRLGALKYAINAGLPAPVTIQVAVLGIAIGLTLVNALRGTWPPLRRDTVRFYLLSGLLGFICPFGLEAIVAARLPVFVLILIVTTAPVWTMLVAAAVGTERISAVRATGVVLGFAAAGLVAFDSSGGEGPGAVDPLWCLLAMAIPLFYAVYTVFVASRFPRRLDAVQVAQGQAIIVALAVLAAQPFQDFWSRMAFSPVQVTAVGWVVAAEVVGLMMYLSLARDRGATFVTQANYVAICMGAVLGAFVFGDPIGWLSLLGAVLVAVALRLARAPVPAAVPTASSG, encoded by the coding sequence ATGCCCAACCCCTATCTGATGCTGGTCGTGCTCGGCGCGATCTGGGCGACGCGGCTGGGCGCGCTGAAATACGCGATCAACGCCGGCCTGCCGGCGCCGGTGACCATCCAGGTCGCGGTGCTCGGCATTGCCATCGGGCTGACCCTGGTCAACGCCCTGCGCGGCACCTGGCCGCCGCTGCGGCGCGACACCGTGCGGTTCTACCTGCTCAGCGGCCTGCTCGGCTTCATCTGCCCGTTCGGGCTGGAGGCGATCGTCGCCGCCAGGCTGCCGGTGTTCGTGCTGATCCTGATCGTAACCACGGCGCCGGTGTGGACCATGCTGGTCGCCGCGGCGGTGGGGACCGAGCGGATCTCGGCCGTGCGCGCCACGGGCGTGGTGCTGGGCTTCGCCGCCGCCGGGCTGGTCGCCTTCGACAGCAGCGGCGGCGAGGGGCCGGGCGCGGTCGACCCGCTGTGGTGCCTGCTGGCGATGGCGATCCCGCTGTTCTATGCGGTCTACACCGTGTTCGTCGCCTCGCGGTTCCCGCGCCGGCTGGACGCGGTGCAGGTGGCGCAGGGCCAGGCCATCATCGTGGCGCTGGCGGTGCTGGCGGCGCAGCCGTTCCAGGACTTCTGGAGCCGGATGGCTTTCAGCCCGGTGCAGGTGACCGCGGTCGGCTGGGTGGTCGCCGCCGAGGTGGTCGGGCTGATGATGTATCTGAGCCTGGCCCGCGACCGCGGCGCCACCTTCGTCACCCAGGCCAACTACGTCGCGATCTGCATGGGCGCCGTGCTCGGCGCCTTCGTGTTCGGCGATCCGATCGGCTGGCTCAGCCTGCTGGGCG